A window of Haloarcula sp. H-GB4 contains these coding sequences:
- a CDS encoding VOC family protein — MTEVSPTPGIHHVTCIASDPQQNMDFWVETLGLRLVKRSINQDDPSTYHFFFADAGGNPGTSMTFFPWEDHAQGKVGSGQVSRTAFRVPEGSLDYWEGRFDEYGVDYDDRVERFGETVLPFRDPDGLPVELVEVEIPDDDPTEPWTEFVPEDVAIRGFHSVTLWLADPEPTADLLQTMGLEEAGTEQAQGDTPGDERTRFAATGTIGKYVDILPTIEGGRQGHGTVHHVAFQTPTDEDQQSMREAVRGAGLRPTSQIDRHWFRSVYFREFGGVLFELATSGPGYDSDEPLDDLGGQLVLPGKFEGRREEIEAGLTDVTIPRPETAEADD, encoded by the coding sequence ATGACCGAAGTCTCCCCAACACCGGGTATCCACCACGTCACGTGCATCGCAAGCGATCCCCAGCAGAACATGGATTTCTGGGTCGAAACGCTTGGGCTCAGGCTCGTCAAGCGCTCGATCAACCAGGACGACCCCAGTACGTATCACTTCTTCTTTGCCGACGCTGGGGGGAACCCGGGAACGAGCATGACGTTTTTTCCGTGGGAGGACCACGCACAGGGGAAGGTCGGCTCCGGACAGGTCTCACGCACCGCGTTCCGCGTTCCCGAAGGGAGTCTCGATTACTGGGAGGGCCGCTTTGACGAGTACGGCGTCGACTACGACGACCGCGTCGAGCGGTTCGGCGAGACTGTCCTCCCGTTCCGCGACCCGGACGGGCTGCCGGTCGAACTGGTCGAAGTCGAGATTCCCGACGACGACCCGACCGAGCCGTGGACGGAGTTCGTTCCCGAAGACGTCGCCATCCGTGGCTTCCACTCCGTGACGCTCTGGCTCGCTGACCCCGAACCCACGGCGGACCTGCTCCAGACGATGGGTCTGGAGGAAGCCGGGACGGAGCAGGCACAGGGGGATACACCCGGCGACGAGCGGACCCGCTTCGCTGCGACGGGGACCATCGGGAAGTACGTCGACATCCTGCCCACTATCGAGGGCGGTCGGCAGGGTCACGGCACGGTTCACCACGTCGCCTTCCAGACGCCGACCGACGAGGACCAACAGTCAATGCGTGAGGCCGTCCGCGGCGCGGGGCTGCGTCCCACGTCACAGATCGACCGCCACTGGTTCCGGTCGGTCTACTTCCGGGAGTTCGGCGGTGTGCTGTTCGAACTCGCTACGAGCGGCCCCGGCTATGACAGCGACGAACCGCTTGATGACCTCGGCGGCCAGCTGGTGCTGCCCGGGAAGTTCGAGGGTCGGCGTGAGGAAATTGAAGCTGGGCTCACGGATGTGACGATTCCCCGGCCAGAGACAGCCGAAGCCGACGACTAA
- a CDS encoding phosphopantetheine adenylyltransferase — translation MADADRTAILGGTFTPIHNGHRALLHKAFQTASHDGSGDGHVVVGLTSPELATETRSDPTHVKQLGAYDDRRSALASELDQLGEPYTATYEIVRLDDTQGPAATRADVDALVASPEAKAQRRAYELNQQRRDTGLHPLEIHTPPFVVAEDGKRISSTRIRNGEIDVHGRLLDASE, via the coding sequence ATGGCAGACGCGGACCGGACAGCGATTCTCGGCGGGACCTTCACACCGATTCACAACGGCCACCGGGCGCTCCTCCACAAAGCGTTTCAGACCGCAAGCCACGACGGGAGTGGCGACGGCCACGTCGTCGTCGGTCTGACTAGCCCCGAACTGGCTACAGAGACGCGTAGCGACCCGACACACGTCAAACAGTTGGGTGCGTACGATGACCGTCGAAGCGCGCTTGCTTCCGAGCTGGACCAGTTGGGTGAGCCGTACACCGCCACATATGAGATTGTCCGATTGGACGACACGCAGGGACCGGCCGCGACACGGGCAGACGTGGATGCACTCGTCGCTTCGCCGGAGGCGAAGGCGCAGCGACGCGCCTACGAACTCAATCAACAGCGGCGGGACACGGGACTTCATCCGTTGGAAATCCACACGCCGCCGTTCGTCGTCGCCGAAGACGGCAAGCGAATCAGCAGCACCCGGATTCGGAACGGCGAAATTGACGTGCATGGCCGCCTGCTCGACGCGTCAGAATGA
- a CDS encoding energy-coupling factor ABC transporter ATP-binding protein, producing MTAIEATALRYAYPDETLAIDSVDASIERGERVALLGPNGAGKSTLLELLGGLVDPDGGQVRYFEETTDADTVRSRLSVLTQNPADYLFNPTVREDLAYGPAQLDCDRAEVDRRVERVADRLDLDGLLPKPPFRLSGGEQRRAALASALTVEPDVLLLDEPVSNVDAANRETILDLLDELAADGVTLVVSTPDTELVPHVADRVLLLDDTGTIAARGPTRRILTDTDLLRDCDLRPPQVVRLFEGRTADVPLTVDSAAEQLDAAGLDTIE from the coding sequence GTGACCGCCATTGAGGCCACTGCCCTCCGATATGCCTACCCCGACGAGACGCTGGCCATCGACAGTGTCGACGCGTCTATCGAGCGCGGCGAGCGTGTGGCATTACTTGGCCCGAACGGGGCTGGCAAGTCGACGCTGCTAGAGTTGCTGGGTGGCCTGGTCGATCCTGACGGCGGGCAGGTGCGGTACTTCGAGGAAACAACCGACGCCGACACCGTCCGCAGTCGGCTGAGCGTCCTCACGCAGAACCCTGCCGATTACCTGTTCAATCCGACTGTCCGCGAGGACCTCGCCTACGGGCCGGCACAACTTGATTGCGACCGCGCAGAAGTCGACCGCCGCGTCGAGCGGGTCGCGGACCGGCTCGACCTCGACGGCCTCCTGCCGAAGCCGCCGTTCCGGCTTAGCGGCGGCGAACAGCGCCGAGCCGCCCTCGCCAGCGCGCTCACCGTCGAACCAGACGTGCTGTTGCTTGATGAGCCAGTGAGCAACGTCGACGCTGCGAACCGCGAAACGATTCTCGACCTGCTCGATGAACTCGCGGCCGACGGCGTCACGCTCGTCGTTTCGACGCCGGATACCGAACTCGTTCCACACGTCGCAGACCGGGTGCTGCTGCTTGACGATACCGGTACGATTGCTGCGAGAGGGCCGACCCGACGTATCCTGACAGACACTGACCTGCTGCGGGACTGTGACCTGCGCCCGCCACAGGTCGTTAGACTGTTCGAGGGTCGAACAGCGGACGTGCCGCTGACTGTCGATAGTGCCGCCGAACAGCTGGATGCGGCTGGTTTAGATACCATAGAATGA
- the cbiQ gene encoding cobalt ECF transporter T component CbiQ, producing MSGRDLLDRTVAAIAASAQWFLLAEDLPDRDGFLQAVTPTVKLVGTTTLVTLTVTQRALAVVSALALFATALAALSRVPVRTFLSRLTGPPAFALVVVAPQAFLMGGPSLGGLPLSAPGVDYVLTFAVRVTACVGFLSVLLLTTRFADLLAAFRRLRAPPIAVSLLGITYRYLLLFFAELERMVRARRSRTIAEPSLRQNWRDSGHFVGSFLVRSLERGERVQRAARARGGTGPTPVQPREPLGRADLAFGLLVTLVVVVVVA from the coding sequence ATGTCCGGCAGGGACCTGCTCGACCGGACGGTCGCAGCCATCGCGGCCAGCGCCCAGTGGTTCCTGCTTGCAGAGGACCTGCCGGATCGGGACGGGTTTCTCCAGGCCGTCACGCCGACGGTCAAGCTCGTCGGCACCACGACGCTCGTCACCCTGACTGTGACACAGCGGGCGCTGGCAGTCGTTAGTGCGCTCGCGCTGTTCGCCACGGCGCTCGCGGCCCTTTCTCGTGTCCCCGTCCGGACCTTCCTGAGTCGGTTAACCGGGCCGCCGGCCTTCGCGCTCGTCGTCGTCGCCCCGCAAGCGTTCTTGATGGGTGGCCCCTCACTGGGTGGACTACCACTCTCGGCCCCTGGCGTCGACTACGTACTCACGTTCGCTGTCCGTGTAACCGCGTGCGTCGGCTTCCTCTCCGTCCTGCTGTTGACGACTCGTTTCGCCGACCTGCTGGCGGCGTTTCGCCGGCTCCGAGCGCCGCCGATTGCCGTCTCACTGCTCGGAATCACGTATCGCTATCTGCTCCTCTTTTTCGCCGAACTCGAACGCATGGTCCGGGCTCGACGAAGCCGAACCATCGCCGAGCCGAGCCTCCGACAGAACTGGCGCGATTCAGGGCACTTCGTGGGCTCGTTTCTCGTTCGGAGCCTAGAGCGCGGCGAACGGGTCCAGCGGGCCGCTCGCGCCCGCGGCGGCACTGGACCGACGCCGGTACAGCCGAGGGAACCACTCGGACGAGCTGATCTCGCTTTCGGATTGCTCGTCACACTCGTTGTCGTGGTGGTGGTCGCGTGA
- a CDS encoding PDGLE domain-containing protein — protein MAWNRPDWLPRALAALLILTLLAPVFGWAAGQVGYAEPLENAAEATGATEHATAVGTALFPDYGVPGFGGATGTFVSAVVGTALTLLLGAGIGRLLGTDTDGRQ, from the coding sequence ATGGCCTGGAATCGCCCCGACTGGCTGCCTCGTGCGCTCGCCGCGCTACTGATCCTAACGCTGCTTGCCCCGGTATTCGGGTGGGCGGCTGGCCAGGTCGGCTACGCTGAACCGCTGGAGAATGCCGCCGAAGCGACCGGCGCGACAGAACACGCCACCGCCGTCGGTACCGCGCTGTTTCCGGACTACGGCGTCCCCGGTTTCGGCGGCGCGACTGGGACGTTCGTGTCAGCTGTCGTCGGGACGGCGCTGACGCTCCTCCTCGGGGCTGGCATCGGACGCTTGCTCGGGACGGATACCGACGGGCGACAGTAG
- a CDS encoding energy-coupling factor ABC transporter permease, whose amino-acid sequence MHIPDGYIDLPLALLFGALAVVVLSVAAKRVNGEISDSRAPLLGVVAASIFAAQMLDWPIPGGTSAHFVGGAFAAILLGPHLGALCVATVVTIQALVFGDGGLVVLGANVFNMAVVEVYVGYAIYRLLVPYGEFRAAFAAGWLGITAGALTAALQLGLSSAFQYQLLTTLSIMGVGHLVLGLIEGAITASVYRYLARARPDLRPNAAPEVSA is encoded by the coding sequence ATGCACATTCCCGACGGATATATCGATCTGCCGCTTGCATTGCTGTTTGGTGCGCTTGCGGTCGTCGTTTTGAGCGTTGCTGCGAAGCGCGTCAACGGTGAAATATCCGATTCGCGCGCACCGTTGCTCGGCGTCGTCGCGGCGAGCATCTTCGCCGCACAGATGCTCGACTGGCCGATTCCGGGTGGCACCAGCGCCCACTTCGTCGGGGGCGCGTTCGCGGCGATTCTTCTTGGCCCGCATCTGGGCGCACTCTGTGTCGCGACTGTCGTCACGATTCAGGCGCTCGTCTTCGGTGACGGCGGGCTCGTGGTGCTTGGCGCGAACGTATTCAACATGGCTGTCGTCGAGGTGTATGTCGGATACGCCATCTATCGCCTGCTCGTCCCCTACGGGGAGTTCCGGGCCGCCTTCGCCGCGGGGTGGCTGGGAATCACGGCCGGCGCACTGACCGCTGCACTCCAGCTCGGCCTCTCCTCGGCGTTCCAGTACCAGTTGCTGACGACGCTATCGATAATGGGCGTCGGGCATCTCGTGCTGGGGCTGATTGAGGGGGCCATCACCGCCTCGGTGTACCGCTACCTCGCCCGCGCTCGACCTGACCTGCGACCGAACGCCGCTCCGGAGGTGAGCGCGTGA
- the nikR gene encoding nickel-responsive transcriptional regulator NikR, whose product MSDDLDRISLTLPSSMVDRLDGIVDEWEYASRSEAIRDSLRDFFATYEWESGDEQHHHGTIVIVHDHHVSGIADELQTVQHEMANIITSVQHIHLSHDTCMETLVVEGAGDRITELANRLRAIGGVQQVKVVVVDE is encoded by the coding sequence ATGAGTGACGATCTCGACCGGATCAGTCTGACACTCCCGTCGTCGATGGTCGACCGACTCGACGGCATCGTCGACGAGTGGGAATACGCGAGCCGGTCGGAGGCGATACGAGATTCGCTCCGTGACTTCTTTGCGACCTACGAGTGGGAATCCGGTGACGAACAACACCACCACGGAACCATTGTTATCGTCCACGACCACCACGTCTCGGGCATCGCTGACGAACTCCAGACGGTCCAACACGAGATGGCCAACATCATCACCTCCGTCCAGCATATTCATCTCTCCCACGACACCTGTATGGAGACGCTGGTCGTCGAGGGCGCGGGCGACAGAATTACTGAACTTGCCAACCGACTCCGGGCGATTGGCGGCGTCCAGCAAGTCAAGGTCGTCGTCGTGGACGAGTGA
- a CDS encoding site-specific integrase, which yields MYLKARQDELTESTIQSQEYRLEAFEQFCREEGIENLNDLSGRDLYAYRVWRREGNGKDREEIEPITLRGQLATVRSFLRFAAEVDAVPEDLRTKVPLPTISNAGEVSASTLDPERADVILDYLQMYKYASRVHVIALLLWHTGARMGAIRGLDIDDCELEQDNPGIQFVHRPQSDTPLKNGEKGQRWNAISEHVATVIQDYIDGPRESVFDEHGRRPLITTSQGRASTSTFRTTMYRVTRPCWRGAECPHDRDPEECEATSNKKASTCPSARSPHDVRSGRVTAYRREDVPCRVVSDRLNASDQILDKHYDRRGEREKSEQRRDYLPEV from the coding sequence ATGTATCTCAAGGCTCGGCAGGACGAACTGACGGAATCTACTATCCAGTCACAGGAGTACCGACTGGAAGCCTTTGAACAGTTCTGCCGCGAAGAGGGTATTGAGAACTTGAACGACCTTTCAGGTCGGGACCTGTACGCCTATCGCGTCTGGCGGCGAGAAGGAAACGGCAAAGATCGCGAGGAGATTGAGCCCATAACCCTCCGAGGGCAGCTGGCCACGGTCCGTTCGTTCCTCCGGTTCGCTGCTGAGGTAGATGCAGTTCCCGAGGATCTTCGGACGAAGGTCCCGCTCCCGACTATCAGCAACGCTGGTGAGGTGAGCGCGTCTACGCTCGACCCCGAGCGCGCCGATGTGATTCTCGACTACCTCCAGATGTACAAGTACGCATCAAGGGTCCACGTCATCGCTCTGTTGTTGTGGCACACCGGAGCCCGCATGGGTGCGATTCGTGGACTGGATATCGATGACTGCGAGCTCGAACAGGACAATCCAGGTATCCAGTTTGTCCATCGCCCACAGTCCGATACGCCGCTGAAGAACGGGGAGAAAGGTCAACGCTGGAACGCTATCAGTGAACACGTTGCTACTGTCATACAGGACTACATCGACGGCCCGCGTGAGTCGGTTTTCGATGAGCATGGGCGTCGGCCGCTCATTACAACCTCTCAGGGTCGTGCTTCTACGTCGACGTTCCGGACGACGATGTACAGGGTTACTCGGCCATGCTGGCGGGGAGCGGAATGCCCGCATGACCGCGATCCGGAGGAGTGCGAAGCCACGTCGAATAAGAAGGCTTCAACGTGTCCGTCTGCTCGATCACCGCACGATGTTCGGAGTGGCAGGGTTACCGCGTATCGGCGTGAGGATGTTCCGTGCCGTGTAGTGTCGGACCGACTGAACGCGAGCGACCAGATTCTCGACAAGCATTACGACCGACGTGGCGAGCGTGAAAAGTCCGAACAGCGCCGCGATTACCTTCCAGAGGTGTAA
- a CDS encoding PhiH1 repressor, producing the protein MRQSGSWMTIWDDRILEIIREEESGTSTELAKRDEIHIAQSTVSRRLQKLGEHDLLRPLGNGVYVLTDEGEAYLEEEYDAERERYINSGGSSDGENGTDAADGPGINS; encoded by the coding sequence ATGCGTCAGTCAGGATCTTGGATGACTATCTGGGATGATCGAATACTGGAGATAATCCGCGAGGAGGAATCAGGAACCTCAACAGAACTCGCAAAGCGGGATGAGATCCATATTGCCCAATCAACGGTTTCTCGCCGACTACAGAAACTTGGCGAACACGACCTCCTCCGCCCTCTCGGAAATGGAGTTTATGTCCTCACTGACGAAGGAGAAGCGTATCTCGAAGAGGAATACGACGCTGAAAGAGAGCGCTACATCAACAGTGGCGGATCTTCCGACGGAGAAAATGGTACTGATGCAGCTGACGGTCCCGGAATCAACAGCTGA
- a CDS encoding winged helix-turn-helix domain-containing protein gives MSRKPAKWMVPLDERILEILKAEGWSSPRYIAQKVSLRASVGRVRERCKMLTYAQMIEPLTPQFQNYDITGYGLRYLEGRLDANNQPRPSAKKVLRGY, from the coding sequence ATGTCACGCAAGCCCGCCAAATGGATGGTCCCGCTCGATGAACGAATCCTCGAAATACTGAAAGCCGAAGGCTGGTCATCACCGCGATATATTGCACAGAAGGTATCGCTCCGTGCCTCTGTGGGCCGCGTGCGTGAGCGCTGCAAGATGCTCACCTACGCACAGATGATCGAACCCTTGACGCCACAGTTCCAGAACTACGACATCACGGGCTATGGACTGCGGTATCTGGAAGGACGGTTAGATGCCAATAACCAGCCGAGGCCGTCGGCAAAGAAGGTTCTGAGAGGGTATTAG